In the Motacilla alba alba isolate MOTALB_02 chromosome 6, Motacilla_alba_V1.0_pri, whole genome shotgun sequence genome, CTTTAGAACTTTTGAAGTACTTATTATCTTGGTAATAGTGTGATATCTGAAGCCTCCTAAATGTGGGCAAAAACTCCAAAATGCTGATGGAATGTGAGCATATTCCATTGGAGAGATCAGCATATCTGTTTTGGTATAACAATTCACAAATAATTGTTTGTGTTCATCCCCTCTCAGGTGACTTAAAGCTAAATCCCATTAATAAACATCCCTAATATTTCCTGAAGGGTAAACAAAGATTTAACTAAcactagaaatattttatttcagggaTAACAACAAGCCAATAAATGTGCTAACAGGGATTGACTATTGGTTGGACAACTTAATATGCAACGTACCAGAGCTTGTGATGTGCTTTCATGTCAATGGAATTGTTCAGGTAAGTCTGGCTCTTTGCATTACACCTTAAAATTCATTCTTCACCTTTCAAAATTGCCCCAGTTATCACAGATCCTTCACACTGTTCTGAGCAAAGATGACAAAAATCCTGTGGTGCAGAATGAGAAGCATCTTAGACAGCTTGCAGCAGCCATCTAAAAAtagtgtgttttttcttcccctccctttcATGCATGCAAGATTCCTTCTTCCCCTGGTGTTTGAgtgaaggcaaaaataaaaatgcaacagCAGAAATCAGTTTCTTGCATCTGCAAGCTTTTGAatgtttgtttctgctgtttcacTGTAGACCAGCTGTGTTTCTGTTCTACCTGGTAGCCTGGAGTTGTTTCCTAGGCTGACTAGGTTTGGTTGAAGTAGCAGGTGTTGTGCCTTCTCCTCcttatttttcctcatcttttgtTCTCCATTCACCATGTTTGTGACAGAAATGGATCCTTCTTAAAGCTTTGTTTGAGTAGTGTAGTCAAGATGTGCTTGCTTAAAGTAAATCCTAGAAATTAACAATTTTTCATAATAGCAGcctttgtttctttcagctgtTGATAGAGACGCTGCTATATTAATTTTGGTGTCACAAAACCCTCCTGAGCTTGAGtcttcatttctgttctttgcaGAAATATGAAATGATCAAGACTGAAGATATTCCTAATTTGGAAAACTCCAATTTTTCTACCAAAGTGATAAAAGATATTGCTCAAAATATCTTATCTTTTCTGAAATCAAATTGCACCAAAGAAGGGCACACCTATTGGCTGTTTAAAGGTAAGAAGGTTTAGATCAATTTGAAAAGATTGATGTTAATGTAATGTGGATTAAtgaaagattttccttttcagcaaGTGGGAGTGACATAGTAAAGCTCTATGACCTCACCACGCTTTGTGAAGAGACTGAAGACAAATACCAAAACCCTTTTACAATGCCAGTGGCAATTCTGCTGTACAAGTGAgtttttatcatttttgttGCAGTTCATTCTTGGTGCAGTTCTGTTCAGAACACAGACCAAAAATCACAATCACAATCCTAGACAAACTTCCTAAATCTTAGTCCCACTAGATCAAAAcagactttttccttttccccatttctccaTGTAAACTTCTTTGCTGATAAAGTCTTGTGGACTCATCATAAAGTTTGGAAGATCTACAGATGTAGAATATTGcttaaagtttctttttttttctagcacaAAGAAATTATCCAGGGATTTCACTGTTTTGTTCAACTTTCTCTTAGAGTTGCTTGCAATATGATGTTgaagaaaaaccagaacaagAAACACTATGGGACAATCAGAACATTGCTCCTGAACTGTTTGAAGTTGTTGGACAATGGCAGACATCCTCAAGTGAGAATCCCatgttttcttgcatttttgtGTAAATATGCTGTAATCATAATAAACCTGGTAATAAATAGTGTGCTACTTCTTCCTCCCAAAGGAGAGAATTTCAATTGATAAACAAacttaaaatttgattttattttaatgaatccCCATGCTATTTTTTTAGTTAGTATTTTTTGCCGCCCTTCATTGCAGCACAAGTCTTCTGTCCTGCTCTAAAAAGGAACTTCTCATTACATTCACTCTGTTCTTCTTGCTGCCAGAGAGCTCTCTGGGAGCAGATCCTGGATGAAAAGTGTAAAATGTGAATATATGAGTATTTTTACTCTGAAGGTGGCTGAAAACTGGGTCAGGCCAACCAGAGAAGTTGTAGTCTCCATCTTTTCAGATCCTCAAAGCCCAGCTGGACACAGTTCTGAGCGACCTGCCTTGATAAGTGGCTTGGGCTAGAGAGTCTCTGAATGATTTAAGCAGTTTTCAACTGAAAATGAATCCCAAAATTGTGATGTGAAAAATCTGAGTCATATTTAGAATGGATTAGAAGACGAGACCTGGCACATATGAAACTAATAAGAATGGGAATTCCTTCTAGAGTTGTGAAAGGTTTTCAAAATCCCAATGGAATctcttcagtttattttttttttttgcttgcataAGATCCTTGTGTTGTCTCCTGTGATCTGCAAGCTGTCAGAACAGGCAGTACTTGTTCTCAACcatttggtttttcttctcttctgaacTTGATCAGCTTGGatccttttcccttccagagAATTTGCTCAGGCTGTATTAACAGGTTATCAAACACCTCTTTGCATGTCCTCTGTTCTCCTTATTCTAagataatttatatttttgcctctcaaaagaaaaatttaatttgagaatgaatcatttttttctcttctttgcaaAGATTATTGCTTCAGCAAACTACATGTTATCAGAGCTTTTTCAGCTGGATGAACCTAAAAAAGAAGACAGTGCAGACTTCCCTATAAATGGAAATTCTGATGAAAGTTacagtgaggaagaggaagagatgCCAGACAGTGATGAAAACGGTTCCTACAGCAACAGTTCTGATCCCCCAGATGACAATAAAGCAGTGGCAATCATCAAATCTGTTGGGGAGTTGTCAGTACCAGAGAAGTACAAGTCTGTGCATCGAATACGTGTAAGTGACACTGCGGGGCATTTAAGGGTTCTCCTGACTGATTCAGTCCATGGGTAGTGAAATTCAGTTCCCTGGTAGTTTTACCTTCAGGATAACTGAAGTGGGCAAAGAAACACTTCATGAGCTGCTCATAAAATCTGAGCTGTTTGAATTCTATGGTAAAAGCTTtgtgtagatttttttccttatcataTTCCACTTTGTCTTGATGTTACCTCTCATTTGCATCTTCTGGCCAGTCATTTTATATTTCCTGTGTTGaccatttcttctctttcctccctggTGCCCCACTGAAGCCCAGCTGTGCTTTCCCTGTCTGCCACGGCACCGAGGAGCGCTGCAGGCTGGTGCTCAACCACGTCCTGGAGGTGAGttcactgccagctcctgaGGATGCTTCACCTCCCACCCAATTCTTCATCCACTCTGTTTGCTAAATATTGCTCTCAAGGTGAATGAAATGATTTCTCCCTTTTGCAGGGTTTGAAGTCTGTTGACAGCAGTGTTAAAAAAGAAGGTGACCTTCCTGCAGCTGACCCCAGCACTCCAATCCCGTTGAAATATGAGGATGAATCCACCAGTGGTGGTCCTGAGTCTCTGGAAAAACAGATGGCCTTATTTCTAGACAAAAGTAAGTTGTATTGTTGTGCAAATAAGACCTTTCCAGTGCCAACACAAACTGCTGCTACTTCATTTTGATTGTCAAAACAGTGTGCTTAAATCACTAATTACAGCATTGCCTAAGGAAAAGTGCACTGAATATTGGAGAACAGTCTGTTCCTTTTTAAATATGAACAGAGGAGCTCATTGGAGTTATTTTGCATAGCAAAGAATCTTTTATTAGTCAACACATGGTTTTACTGGACCCTGTTTAGATGTGGCTTTCAGATGACTTCCATAAAGGCTTGGTATTTCGAGGTTTGGTATGTAAGTCTTGTGGGTTGATTTAAAAATAGCCCtaatttctttgtgtgtgtgtcctggatgttttctggaagaatttctccctcCTGGCAGGTTTTGTTCCTACATTAGGTGCTTGAATTGCATATAAAATGTTAActaggattttgttttctttgctgtacctctacagctgtgaaaagaaacagcaaattaaagatgttttgtttgcttaaaTGCTCAAACTCCTGAAGTTTCAGACTacagtatttctattttatttcgTTCTGGAGTGACATAAAAAGCTCCAGGAACAACTTTTTGTTTGAAAGTAGTGGAGTTCTCTGCAGGGCAAGGAGCCCTGTAAGCATAGCCCAGAAAAAATTTATCTTGCCTACTTTGGCAgttctttattctttcctttctcctcccttctgcctttaaaaaaatctctgaataaGAAGCCAGTTCAATTTTGAATTATTCACACTCACAGAGATTCCTGGATCTGTGCTTGAGTCCAtccctgaagcagcagcagagctccttaCTCACTTCTGTTTCCCAGTGcatgggtttgttttctgtggtgTGAACTATGTACTTTCTCTGCCACACGTGCATATTTATGTACATGTGGAAAGGATAAGTGCTCTAAATCCTGGAATTTCTAACTTCATCCTGTGAACAGTGGATGGACACAGGGTATGTGCAGTGTGTGTCTCTTTAGCTGGGGGGAGTGTTACTATTGTAGATTGGTCTTTGTCCTAGTGGAACATGTACTGCTTAAgaatttattatatttacttactatatatttatataatgtTGTAAGATAGTGGGTTTTCAAGTCAGGCCTTGTAAATCCACCTTAAGGAAGAGACTGATTTCTGTGTGCAAATGCTGTCAGGGCAAAATTCAGTCACTTGGTGGAGACAGCCTTAAATCAGGAACTCTGATTTCTGGCTCCGTAACTACTGCAGCATCAAAGAAAAGCTTCATAACTTTATGCAGAGGATATCTTGAAGTGAGTGTGAGAAAGTACTTGGTTTTCCTTGTTGGGAGGACCAGGTTATCCAGGTTCTTGTGTGCTGGAGGCTAAACCCACACATGGAAGCTTTCTCAGTGAGAGTGTTCATACAGAAACTGAGCATTTATCTTAAGGATGCGGTGGAGAACATGACAAATTTTGCCTGTGACTTTCTTGTGGTTTTTCTGTTGCTCCCTGGGGGAGTAGTGTTGGCCTCTGCTCCTGTGTTTCACAAGCTGTCTGAGGTCAGAGGGGTCACCTGCACAGTCTGCATTCCAGCGTGCTGCTGTCAGGTGCAGTGCATGGGGAAGTGCCACGTGTTGGGTGTGTTTAGCAGATGATAGTGGagtggcagagctctgcctgagcagggctgtaATCAGGCAGTTCCCATCCTGCCTGTGCTGATGGAGTCAAGTCCATCCTCTGGCATGTTAGAGGGGAGAGTCACTGACGAGGTTCTGTTCCTCTCACAGTGGGCTCCTTCCAGAAGGGGAAGCATTCCAGTCAGTCAGGAATGATTCCTGGATCGTGGCAGTACAAAATGAAACTCCAGCTCATCCTGAAATCATCGAGAGCTTATTATGTCCTGTCTGATGCTGCCATGATCCTGCAGAAGTACGGGCGAGCGCTGCGCTACATCAAGCTGGCCTTGCAGTGCCATGGTAAGTTCCTTGAATGGATTTGTCACCTGTGCCACTGCCTAGAGAGACCTGTCACCACATCAGACCCTGCTGTGCATGATTTTCCCTGTGGTGTGCAGTGACAAGTCTGACAAGCTTGTGTTTAACTGAACTCGGTGTCCAGCTCAGTATTCAGGGCAGAAGTGTGTAGTGAGGATAACTTCTGTCACTGATCGATAGAAAGGTGATCCCATTTTGACAGGTAGGGAACTTGAGGGCACATTTGGAGCTCCAGAGCAGTTGAATTTGGGAGAGTCTGTACTGGTGTCAAGGCCAAGACAGTATTCTGTGCTCCATGTGATGCTGCTGCAAGCTGGTGTTTTTCCCTGGTGGTTCCCatgttatttaaatatatctttGAAAAATACTAAACGTCTTCAGCAGCTGAATCGCCTGCTCCTCTAAAATAGAATACATCTTGAAGTATtactgaggaaaaggaaaaaacctaaaTCAGGCTGTTTGGACTAATACTGCCATGATGAGAGTAACTAACTGGGAAATGCCAGCAGCTTAGTGCTAAAGTGCTGCTATTTCCCTGCCATAAGGGAGGGCTCCTGTCTTAGGGCAGGAGGAGGTTTATAAAGCAAACCCACTTGATCTTAGCACAAAGCATCAATAGACTTCGCAGTAACTCACAGGACTTGGCAGCTTTCAGTCTTTTATAGACTTGAGAAGCAACTTTAAACTCTGCCTTTTGGAAATTAACTTCTCAGGCTGTATTTCCCTTGAGTTAATCTGCAGAAAGTCAGTTTTCCCTTGGTCAAATCTGAGGTTAGCATTTGTAATTACCAGAGTGACTGCTCATCTTGGACAGCATAGGGGCTCTTTTTAAACCATCAGCTGTGTAGAGCAACTGTGACTTTAAAATAGGTTATTTCTTCTGAGGATAACACATTGTCATACTTATTCTCTGTCTGCAGACAGGTAACATAAAACCCAATTATCCTGTCAGTCTGTGTCAAGCCTTTTGATGTGtaattcttccctttccccctccctcatccatgttggttttttccccgCCAGATACCTACTGCTGTCTGTGTGGCAGCATGCTGCCCGaggtgctgctgttcctgtgtcaGTGCTTAACCCTTTGTGGAGATATCCAGTTAATGCTGGCTCAGAATGCAAACAACAGAGCAGCTTACCTTGAAGAATATAATTACCAGACTAAAGAAGATCAGGAGATACTACACAGCCTTCACAGAGAATCCAGGTGCCAAGGTATGATCCTGACACAGGAGAGGTGCCAGATTTTGGATACGTGACAGACATAAATAATTCCACTGGGTTTCCTCAAAACCATGCACTAGGAGAACTTGTGGCAGAGGGGTTATTGCACttcacttctgctttcttcagaaATGGCTCATCCTGCCTGTCGTACAGATAGGGGTTGTCAAGGTAGTGTATGAcatggcctgaagctgtgaaACAACTAAAGGCAGTAACTGCTTCAGTGATAAACAAAATCTACCTGACATGAGTCTTGTACTTTCCCTGGGCATTTTCCCCTAGACTTAGAGAAATACTGTTTGACTCCAAGgctttgtattttgttttccagtgtttgCCTGGGCTACAGATTTATCCACAGACTTGGAATATCAGCTTTCTGTCAGCTGTAAATGCTATGAAGCAGCTTATGAAATCCTACTCTTCAGTAActtaaaaagccaaaacccagagcagcacaTCCAGGTGCTCAAGAGGATGGGCAATATCAGGAATGAGATTGGAGTGTTCTACATGaaccaggcagctgcagtgcagacTGAGAGAGTGGGCAAGTATCCTTTTTCCATTCCTGACCATTTCATGGAGCTACAGCAGTGATCAAGTTCAGTAATTGtatgaaaaatctgtttctgatCATAAAGAGGGCATTTAGGTGACTTTGTGGGTTTTCAATGTTCACTGTGATTATTTGTTTACAGTAGATCACTGTGGCTTGTAAACTATAGTTAATTGAGCCTAAAGTGAATAATGGAATATACAGTTTGGACAAATTCCTTTAGAATGTGTAGAATAATCTCAAAAAGCCATCAGGGAAAACTTCAAACTCTGAGGAATTTGAGCCTCTAAGCCTTATGTTTCACCCTAGTGAGTAAAAACGTCTCGatgacagagcagcagctctggaagaaAAGTTTCTCCTGCTTTGAAGAAGGAATTCAGAATTTTGAGTCCATTGATGATGCCACCAATGCTGCCCTTCTGCTGTGCAACACGGGGAGGCTGATGAGGATCTGTGCCCAGGCCCACTGTGCAGCTGAAGGGGACTTCAAAAGGGAGTTTTCCCCAGAAGAGGCCCTTTATTACAATAAGGTAACCTCAGACCCCAGAATGCCTTCTGCTGTGAGGTATTTGTGAATACTTTGGTAAACATGTTTAAATTTGGGTGGAATAATCTGGGATGGCTGTCCTGCTCCGTACTACCCTAAATCCTTGCTGGGAGGGCTTTGGTGGTGCTGTTGAGGTTTGATTGCTGGGACGTTCAGATGCTGATATTGAACACAATGCAGTGCCACACGCAGGGGAGAAGAATTGCATGGTCAGAATCAACGTGATTATC is a window encoding:
- the EDRF1 gene encoding erythroid differentiation-related factor 1 isoform X2 gives rise to the protein MEEPCGAGAAAPLRGDAEEPKQGSVLFLGGNEVKSCAVVKYSSAPPQAAFARLQEKTDLKLPPANWLRESAKLGPAGTTILGNSKKSKPFSSFGMAYDFIDSVGNDVDVVSDSENIKKLLKIPYSKSHVSMAVHRIGRTLLLDELDIQELFMRSSQTGDWTWLKEFYQRLIDQKWQRKKKSKEHWYQKAILSKFLYYSINGDGAAQPVPSTSKQHQEAPVAGESDEAGRASWPAPFEMPSSLSEDPGASNQGLKNDFVRNILWTFEDIHMLVGSNMPIFGGGRYPAVSLRLRDNNKPINVLTGIDYWLDNLICNVPELVMCFHVNGIVQKYEMIKTEDIPNLENSNFSTKVIKDIAQNILSFLKSNCTKEGHTYWLFKASGSDIVKLYDLTTLCEETEDKYQNPFTMPVAILLYKVACNMMLKKNQNKKHYGTIRTLLLNCLKLLDNGRHPQIIASANYMLSELFQLDEPKKEDSADFPINGNSDESYSEEEEEMPDSDENGSYSNSSDPPDDNKAVAIIKSVGELSVPEKYKSVHRIRPSCAFPVCHGTEERCRLVLNHVLEGLKSVDSSVKKEGDLPAADPSTPIPLKYEDESTSGGPESLEKQMALFLDKMGSFQKGKHSSQSGMIPGSWQYKMKLQLILKSSRAYYVLSDAAMILQKYGRALRYIKLALQCHDTYCCLCGSMLPEVLLFLCQCLTLCGDIQLMLAQNANNRAAYLEEYNYQTKEDQEILHSLHRESRCQVFAWATDLSTDLEYQLSVSCKCYEAAYEILLFSNLKSQNPEQHIQVLKRMGNIRNEIGVFYMNQAAAVQTERVVSKNVSMTEQQLWKKSFSCFEEGIQNFESIDDATNAALLLCNTGRLMRICAQAHCAAEGDFKREFSPEEALYYNKAIDYYLKALRSLGKRDVHPAVWDSVNWELSTTYFTMATLQQDYAPLSRKAQEQIEKEVSEGMMKSLKYCDVDTVSERQPLCQYRAATIHHRLASMYHSCLRNQVGDEHLRKQHRVLADLHYSKAVRLFQLLKDAPCELLRVQLERVAFAEFQMASQNSSAGKLKTLSGALDIMTKTKGAFQLIRKELMAETEQISKDNSPAESMSVNDSSAGLNKEEVLKLLGIFESRMSFLLLQSIKLLTSSKKKIGGSSEEEAALRTNKQVYSLLLRATATKGLSLLERTELLLSLLEQLAPSEGSPGPQ